One stretch of Archocentrus centrarchus isolate MPI-CPG fArcCen1 chromosome 5, fArcCen1, whole genome shotgun sequence DNA includes these proteins:
- the rrp9 gene encoding U3 small nucleolar RNA-interacting protein 2 isoform X1 codes for MSSSFFIKTKENPKFAKKGKNTAGTKRKGDVDPTGKSKVRAKKPSSKYNEEISSDSETERPTAPKKSQSTEQIEYEETPQEKKLRLAKLYLEQLKEEEENKAEEASFETDLIAGRLQEEVLEQKGKLQRLIAKDLIPPDPSEIRMFRGHKLPITCLVISSDDKYIFSAAKDCSIIKWDVKCGKKLHTIPGGRKGTEDRHVGHTSHILCMAISSDGKYLATGDMNSLIMIWEAETCKHLYKFTGHKGPVSGVSFRKGTHDLYSASHDRSIKVWNVDENAYVETLFGHQDSITGLDSLSRERCVTAGGRDGTVRVWKIAEESQLVFHGHDGSIDCIQLINEEHMITGADDGSVCLWSVNKKKPLSTVKQAHGCHGDAGLEQPHWVVSVAALQNSDTVASGASSCSHNSQVTVWKCGQNYRGLEPVFSVPVCGFVNSLKFSSSGQFLVAGVGQEHRLGRWWRLKEAKNGIYVIPLKRKPSNPEEAKVAE; via the exons ATGTCTTCGTCATTCTTTATAAAGACTAAGGAAAACCCCAAGTTCGCTAAGAAGGGGAAAAATACGGCGGGCACGAAGCGAAAG GGTGATGTGGATCCCACCGGAAAGAGCAAAGTACGAGCGAAGAAACCCAGCTCAAAATACAACGAAGAGATTTCCAGTGACTCTGAGACGGAGAG acccaCAGCGCCAAAGAAAAGCCAGTCCACCGAGCAGATTGAGTATGAGGAGACTCCACAGGAGAAAAAGCTCAGATTGGCTAAACTTTACCTTGAGCAACTCAAAGAAGAAG aggaaaataaagcagaagAAGCTTCCTTTGAGACTGATCTAATTGCAGGAAGACTTCAAGAAGAAGTG CTTGAACAGAAAGGAAAGCTCCAGCGACTCATTGCCAAAGAT ctcATACCACCAGATCCTTCAGAGATCAGGATGTTCAGAGGACACAAACTTCCAATTACTTGTCTGGTCATATCTTCAGATGACAAGTACATCTTTTCTGCTGCCAAAGACTGCTCCATCATAAAAT GGGATGTTAAGTGTGGTAAAAAACTACATACAATACCTGGTGGAAGGAAAGGTACAGAGGATCGCCATGTGGGACATACATCCCACATCCTGTGTATGGCCATATCATCAGATGGGAAATACTTG GCCACTGGAGACATGAACAGTCTGATCATGATTTGGGAGGCAGAAACGTGTAAACATTTGTATAAATTTACAGGACACAAAGGTCCCGTGTCG GGTGTTTCTTTCAGGAAGGGGACTCATGATCTGTACAGTGCCTCTCATGACCGCTCTATCAAAGTGTGGAATGTGGATGAGAATGCATATGTAGAAACTCT CTTTGGCCATCAGGACTCAATCACAGGACTGGACAGCCTGAGCCGTGAACGCTGTGTGACTGCAGGTGGACGTGATGGCACTGTACGGGTGTGGAAGATAGCAGAGGAGTCTCAGCTGGTGTTCCATGGCCATGA TGGTTCTATTGACTGTATCCAGCTCATAAACGAGGAGCACATGATAACAGGAGCAGATGATGG CTCTGTGTGTCTTTGGAGTGTCAACAAAAAGAAACCCCTCAGCACAGTGAAACAGGCTCACGGTTGCCATGGTGATGCAGGGCTGGAGCAGCCTCATTGGGTCGTTTCAGTGGCGGCACTTCAGAACTCGGATACCGTTGCCTCAGGTGCCTCTAGCT GTTCCCACAACTCACAGGTGACTGTGTGGAAGTGTGGCCAGAATTATCGTGGGCTGGAGCCTGTATTCAGTGTACCAGTG TGTGGTTTCGTCAACAGTCTGAAGTTTTCAAGCTCCGGTCAGTTCTTGGTGGCAGGAGTTGGACAGGAGCACAG ACTGGGACGATGGTGGAGACTAAAGGAAGCCAAGAATGGAATTTATGTTATTCCTCTAAAAAGGAAACCTTCTAATCCAGAGGAGGCCAAAGTTGCTGAATAG
- the rrp9 gene encoding U3 small nucleolar RNA-interacting protein 2 isoform X2, producing MSSSFFIKTKENPKFAKKGKNTAGTKRKGDVDPTGKSKVRAKKPSSKYNEEISSDSETERPTAPKKSQSTEQIEYEETPQEKKLRLAKLYLEQLKEEEENKAEEASFETDLIAGRLQEEVLEQKGKLQRLIAKDLIPPDPSEIRMFRGHKLPITCLVISSDDKYIFSAAKDCSIIKWDVKCGKKLHTIPGGRKGTEDRHVGHTSHILCMAISSDGKYLATGDMNSLIMIWEAETCKHLYKFTGHKGPVSGVSFRKGTHDLYSASHDRSIKVWNVDENAYVETLFGHQDSITGLDSLSRERCVTAGGRDGTVRVWKIAEESQLVFHGHDGSIDCIQLINEEHMITGADDGSVCLWSVNKKKPLSTVKQAHGCHGDAGLEQPHWVVSVAALQNSDTVASGSHNSQVTVWKCGQNYRGLEPVFSVPVCGFVNSLKFSSSGQFLVAGVGQEHRLGRWWRLKEAKNGIYVIPLKRKPSNPEEAKVAE from the exons ATGTCTTCGTCATTCTTTATAAAGACTAAGGAAAACCCCAAGTTCGCTAAGAAGGGGAAAAATACGGCGGGCACGAAGCGAAAG GGTGATGTGGATCCCACCGGAAAGAGCAAAGTACGAGCGAAGAAACCCAGCTCAAAATACAACGAAGAGATTTCCAGTGACTCTGAGACGGAGAG acccaCAGCGCCAAAGAAAAGCCAGTCCACCGAGCAGATTGAGTATGAGGAGACTCCACAGGAGAAAAAGCTCAGATTGGCTAAACTTTACCTTGAGCAACTCAAAGAAGAAG aggaaaataaagcagaagAAGCTTCCTTTGAGACTGATCTAATTGCAGGAAGACTTCAAGAAGAAGTG CTTGAACAGAAAGGAAAGCTCCAGCGACTCATTGCCAAAGAT ctcATACCACCAGATCCTTCAGAGATCAGGATGTTCAGAGGACACAAACTTCCAATTACTTGTCTGGTCATATCTTCAGATGACAAGTACATCTTTTCTGCTGCCAAAGACTGCTCCATCATAAAAT GGGATGTTAAGTGTGGTAAAAAACTACATACAATACCTGGTGGAAGGAAAGGTACAGAGGATCGCCATGTGGGACATACATCCCACATCCTGTGTATGGCCATATCATCAGATGGGAAATACTTG GCCACTGGAGACATGAACAGTCTGATCATGATTTGGGAGGCAGAAACGTGTAAACATTTGTATAAATTTACAGGACACAAAGGTCCCGTGTCG GGTGTTTCTTTCAGGAAGGGGACTCATGATCTGTACAGTGCCTCTCATGACCGCTCTATCAAAGTGTGGAATGTGGATGAGAATGCATATGTAGAAACTCT CTTTGGCCATCAGGACTCAATCACAGGACTGGACAGCCTGAGCCGTGAACGCTGTGTGACTGCAGGTGGACGTGATGGCACTGTACGGGTGTGGAAGATAGCAGAGGAGTCTCAGCTGGTGTTCCATGGCCATGA TGGTTCTATTGACTGTATCCAGCTCATAAACGAGGAGCACATGATAACAGGAGCAGATGATGG CTCTGTGTGTCTTTGGAGTGTCAACAAAAAGAAACCCCTCAGCACAGTGAAACAGGCTCACGGTTGCCATGGTGATGCAGGGCTGGAGCAGCCTCATTGGGTCGTTTCAGTGGCGGCACTTCAGAACTCGGATACCGTTGCCTCAG GTTCCCACAACTCACAGGTGACTGTGTGGAAGTGTGGCCAGAATTATCGTGGGCTGGAGCCTGTATTCAGTGTACCAGTG TGTGGTTTCGTCAACAGTCTGAAGTTTTCAAGCTCCGGTCAGTTCTTGGTGGCAGGAGTTGGACAGGAGCACAG ACTGGGACGATGGTGGAGACTAAAGGAAGCCAAGAATGGAATTTATGTTATTCCTCTAAAAAGGAAACCTTCTAATCCAGAGGAGGCCAAAGTTGCTGAATAG